The segment TCAATACGTTCGTCAGCTGTTTCATTTTTACGTGTGTAAATCACTTCCACAGCATGTCGTACGTATAACTGTTCAGTGCCTGGAACGAGATGTGCATCGAATACAACAATTACGCGCCAGCCCGTGTGTGCTTTATACTCTGCCATACGTTCAACTAAACGATTACGAGCATCCTCAAAATGCGGCTCACGTAACGGACGTAACTCACTCCACGCACCAATCATATTATAGCCGTCTACTAGCAATATATTTTGCATCGCCTCATCCGTTAACTTCTTGTCGCTTGCGGTACACTTCGTACATAAGTAATGCCGCTGCTACAGAAGCATTTAAAGATGTTACATGTCCAATCATTGGTAAGTGGTATAAAAAATCACATTTATCTTTTAATAGACGGCTCATCCCTTTTCCTTCACTACCAATAATTAATGCAAGCGGTAATGTGGCATCCATTTTTCGATAATCTGCTGAACCTTTTGCATCGGTTCCAGCAATCCATATGCCACGATCTTTTAATTCATCTATCGTTTGCGCTAAATTTGTAACACGCACAACTGGAACATGCTCAATAGCGCCCGTTGAAGCTTTTGCAACGACCGCTGTTAAACCAACCGCGCGACG is part of the Solibacillus sp. FSL K6-1523 genome and harbors:
- a CDS encoding NYN domain-containing protein, giving the protein MQNILLVDGYNMIGAWSELRPLREPHFEDARNRLVERMAEYKAHTGWRVIVVFDAHLVPGTEQLYVRHAVEVIYTRKNETADERIEKLSTELKGRKIQIHVATSDMTEQNVVFGHGALRKSAREFEIEMQIIQSKISTKVKETQEDMPASRIKLSKDVELQFEKWRRGLK